The following coding sequences are from one Ornithorhynchus anatinus isolate Pmale09 chromosome 18, mOrnAna1.pri.v4, whole genome shotgun sequence window:
- the MRPL35 gene encoding 39S ribosomal protein L35, mitochondrial, translated as MMMAARVVAAAGVLRPLRFGVPLMCRNPLGNLRLISAASPQSLNPVRAPTVFAASKLLPAVRNLTRGSPAAILKSVTPVVPSLQHQPVRTLTYCSLRKGKRKSVKSVVYRFLRLHSGLWLRRKAGYKKKLWKKKPVRRKRLRELVFCNKTQSRLLDKMTTSFWKRRNWYVDDPYQRYHDRTNLKV; from the exons atgatgatggcggcgCGCGTTGTGGCGGCTGCAG GAGTCCTGCGTCCCTTAAGATTTGGGGTTCCCCTGATGTGCCGAAACCCCCTCGGCAACCTCCGTCTTATTTCTGCAGCATCTCCCCAATCTCTCAACCCTGTCCGCGCACCGACGGTTTTCGCTGCCTCCAAACTTCTTCCGGCCGTTAGAAATCTGACCCGCGGCTCTCCTGCGGCCATCCTGAAAAG CGTAACTCCTGTCGTCCCAAGTCTCCAGCACCAGCCAGTCAGAACCCTAACATACTGCAGcttgagaaaaggaaagaggaaatcagTGAAATCCGTTGTCTACCGATTTCTCCGTCTGCATTCCGGCTTGTGGCTAAGGAGAAAG GCCGGTTACAAAAAGAAACTGTGGAAAAAGAAGCCTGTGAGGCGAAAACGCTTGCGAGAATTGGTGTTCTGCAACAAGACACAGAGCAGACTTCTCGATAAAATGACCACGTCTTTCTGGAAGAGACGAAATTGGTATGTGGATGATCCCTACCAACGTTATCATGATCGTACCAACCTTAAAGTCTAG